Genomic DNA from Lagenorhynchus albirostris chromosome 9, mLagAlb1.1, whole genome shotgun sequence:
GATGGCAAGGCTACCAGGCAGTAAAAGTGGGAGTGAATAAAAAGAGAGTGGAAACGAAAGTGGTCAATAAACTCTCGAGTTGGGTTAATGCCCCTCCAAAGTGCTCCCATACTGCCCGTACTAATCTGTATTTTACTATATACTTAACTGTTCTACTTATGACTGCCTTAGCCATTCTTTCTCCATTTCACTGCTATAAAATAGTACACAAGAAGGGAATGAACGATTTTGGGGCTGGAAATTTATTACTGGAAAACTGATTGGTGTTTTCTCTTGCAGAAGGTCCTACAGTGTAGGGGAAGCAGTGGAGGAACTTGTGGGACCTGATGGACAAAAATGGGCCAATATGGATCCAGAAGAACGAATGTTAGCAGCTGCTACAGCTTTTACCCATATCTGTGCAGGGCAGGGTGAGGGAGATGTCAGGAGAGCAGCCCAGTCCATCCCATATGATCCCTACAGTAAAGCCTCAGTAACCCCAGGAAAGCGACATGCTCTTCCCGTGCAATTGCATTACCCACATACAGAAAGCAATGCCTCTTCAGAAGCAGTCTCAGAGGCCTCCCAAAGACTCCGAAAGCCCGTGATGAAGAGAAAGGTGCTGCGTCGAAAGCCAGGTGGGGAAGTATTAGTGACGGATGAGTCGATCATCAGTGAATCGGAGTCTGGTACAGAAAGTGACATGGATGTCTGGGACTTAAGACAAAGGCTGATGAATCTGCAGTTCCAGGATGACAGGGAATCTCCAGTTGATATTTCACAAAA
This window encodes:
- the HYLS1 gene encoding centriolar and ciliogenesis-associated protein HYLS1 isoform X1, whose protein sequence is MAERRRSYSVGEAVEELVGPDGQKWANMDPEERMLAAATAFTHICAGQGEGDVRRAAQSIPYDPYSKASVTPGKRHALPVQLHYPHTESNASSEAVSEASQRLRKPVMKRKVLRRKPGGEVLVTDESIISESESGTESDMDVWDLRQRLMNLQFQDDRESPVDISQKFSLPREYQGISQDQLICCLRREEMGPPAFEQDLIVASRPKSFILPRLDLLSRNRGKVDRVARYFEYKRDWDSMRLPGEDHRKELRWGVREQMLCRAEHQSKPQHIYVPNNYLVPTEKKRSALRWGVRCDLANGVMPKKPPFPLSPS